A genome region from Microbacterium terricola includes the following:
- a CDS encoding PP2C family protein-serine/threonine phosphatase has protein sequence MVFQGSSAAISHTGKVRSNNQDSGYAGSNLFAVADGMGGHAGGDVASSIAVHRLEALDQPFATTSEAEAALRETIADTAADLIDTVRSRPELAGMGTTVSALLMVDDYAVIAHIGDSRIYLYRDEALTQITTDHTFVQRLVDSGRITPEEARYHPRRSVLMRVLGDMDANPELDSFIMPTQPGDRWLLCSDGLSGVVDDPHTAKAMGQGHAPGRTADALLKQALDGGAPDNVTIVIVDVGGQHPVFSGTPTIVGSASNPSGIEVPAARPGRTSWLHPARQAANEPSHFEPAAEFLEELIEEDRRRARRRRIGWIVGFVVVLGMLAAALVIGYQWTQTRYFVGADEDTVVIYQGIQQNIGPITLSTPYEDTGIELDTLPAYERTAVERTISATSIADARAIVDRLNPAGTIE, from the coding sequence ATGGTCTTCCAGGGCTCGAGCGCCGCGATCTCGCACACCGGCAAGGTGCGCTCCAACAACCAGGACTCCGGCTATGCCGGCTCGAACCTGTTCGCCGTCGCGGACGGCATGGGCGGGCATGCCGGCGGCGACGTCGCCTCGAGCATCGCGGTGCACCGCCTGGAGGCGCTCGACCAGCCCTTCGCGACCACATCCGAGGCCGAGGCGGCCCTGCGCGAGACGATCGCCGACACCGCCGCCGACCTGATCGACACGGTGCGCAGCCGCCCCGAGCTCGCCGGCATGGGCACCACGGTGAGCGCTCTGCTCATGGTCGACGACTACGCGGTCATCGCGCACATCGGCGACTCCCGCATCTACCTGTACCGCGACGAGGCGCTCACCCAGATCACGACCGACCACACCTTCGTGCAGCGGCTCGTCGACTCGGGCCGCATCACCCCGGAAGAGGCGCGCTACCACCCTCGCCGCTCCGTGCTCATGCGCGTGCTCGGCGACATGGACGCCAACCCCGAGCTCGACAGCTTCATCATGCCGACGCAGCCGGGCGACCGCTGGCTGCTCTGCTCCGACGGACTGTCGGGCGTCGTCGACGACCCGCACACCGCCAAGGCGATGGGCCAGGGGCACGCACCCGGCCGCACCGCCGACGCGCTGCTCAAGCAGGCGCTCGACGGCGGCGCGCCCGACAACGTCACGATCGTCATCGTCGACGTGGGCGGACAGCATCCGGTGTTCTCGGGCACGCCCACGATCGTCGGCTCCGCGTCGAACCCCTCCGGCATCGAGGTTCCCGCGGCCCGTCCGGGACGCACGAGCTGGCTGCATCCCGCACGTCAGGCGGCGAACGAGCCGAGCCACTTCGAGCCGGCCGCCGAGTTCCTCGAGGAGCTCATCGAGGAGGATCGCCGCCGGGCCCGCCGCCGCCGCATCGGCTGGATCGTCGGCTTCGTCGTCGTGCTCGGGATGCTGGCGGCCGCCCTCGTGATCGGCTACCAGTGGACCCAGACCCGGTACTTCGTCGGGGCGGACGAAGACACGGTCGTGATCTACCAGGGCATCCAGCAGAACATCGGTCCGATCACGCTCTCGACGCCGTATGAGGACACCGGCATCGAGCTCGACACGCTCCCGGCGTATGAGCGCACCGCGGTGGAGCGCACGATCAGCGCCACATCGATCGCCGACGCCCGCGCGATCGTCGACCGGCTCAACCCGGCAGGAACCATCGAATGA
- a CDS encoding FHA domain-containing protein FhaB/FipA, with amino-acid sequence MNELPLLLLRIGFLVLLWVFVFVVVYSLRADLFGVRVRKLPEPAPAAAAPSPVKAPTASASAPTEAVVPIRATAPVAGGPATTDTASRIVITSGPKAGLELPLGSEPLTIGRSSESGLVIRDDYTSSHHARLVLWGEQWMLQDLGSTNGTWHDGTRVSTPVPVAVGAPIKVGATTFELRK; translated from the coding sequence GTGAACGAGCTGCCGCTTCTGCTACTGCGCATCGGGTTCCTGGTGCTGCTGTGGGTGTTCGTGTTCGTCGTCGTGTACTCGCTGCGCGCCGACCTCTTCGGCGTGCGCGTGCGCAAGCTGCCGGAGCCCGCGCCCGCGGCGGCTGCGCCGTCACCGGTCAAGGCGCCGACCGCTTCGGCGAGCGCGCCCACCGAAGCCGTGGTGCCGATCCGTGCGACCGCACCCGTCGCCGGGGGTCCCGCGACCACTGACACGGCCTCGCGCATCGTCATCACGAGCGGCCCCAAGGCCGGGCTCGAGCTCCCTCTCGGGTCCGAGCCGCTGACGATCGGACGCTCGAGCGAATCGGGCCTGGTCATCCGCGACGACTACACCTCCAGCCACCACGCCCGCCTCGTGCTGTGGGGCGAGCAGTGGATGCTGCAGGACCTCGGCTCGACCAACGGCACCTGGCACGACGGCACCCGCGTGAGCACACCGGTTCCGGTCGCCGTCGGCGCCCCGATCAAGGTGGGCGCGACCACGTTCGAGCTGCGGAAGTAA
- a CDS encoding FhaA domain-containing protein: MGLLDSFEKGLERAVNSAFAKTFRSGIQPVEIASALRSELDKKAAVVTRDRILAPNTFVVRMAPADYANMSSLGAALGDELDTLVQKHAKAQGYTFAGPVGISLESDDSLSTGTLRVDSQTAKGTVSWRGVVDVEGKRHQLTKSRTVIGRGTDADITISDAGTSRKHVEILWDGERAMVRDLGSTNGTMLNGRKVAEAALPTDSTVTIGRTDIVFRVIAQSAPPKPAMPADDATRIFNLGEGGLPS; this comes from the coding sequence GTGGGACTACTTGACAGCTTCGAGAAGGGACTCGAGCGCGCCGTCAACAGCGCGTTCGCGAAAACCTTCCGCAGCGGGATCCAGCCCGTCGAGATCGCGTCCGCCCTGCGGAGCGAGCTCGACAAGAAGGCTGCCGTCGTCACGCGCGACCGCATCCTCGCTCCGAACACGTTCGTCGTGCGCATGGCGCCGGCCGACTACGCCAACATGAGCAGCCTCGGCGCCGCCCTCGGCGACGAGCTCGACACCCTGGTGCAGAAGCACGCCAAGGCCCAGGGATACACGTTCGCCGGCCCGGTCGGCATCTCGCTCGAGTCGGACGACAGCCTCTCGACCGGCACCCTGCGCGTCGACTCGCAGACCGCCAAGGGAACCGTGTCGTGGCGCGGGGTCGTCGACGTCGAGGGCAAGCGCCATCAGCTCACGAAATCGCGGACGGTCATCGGCCGCGGCACGGACGCCGACATCACGATCTCGGATGCGGGGACCAGCCGCAAGCACGTCGAGATCCTGTGGGACGGCGAGCGCGCCATGGTCCGCGACCTCGGGTCGACGAACGGCACCATGCTGAACGGCCGCAAGGTGGCCGAGGCGGCGCTGCCGACGGATTCGACCGTCACGATCGGCCGCACCGATATCGTCTTCCGCGTGATCGCCCAGTCCGCACCGCCGAAGCCGGCCATGCCCGCCGACGACGCCACACGCATCTTCAACCTCGGCGAGGGAGGCCTCCCCTCGTGA
- a CDS encoding nitroreductase family deazaflavin-dependent oxidoreductase, which translates to MSTALHRSQLIDLTTTGRRSGLPRRIEIFLHEEDGVLFITGMPRRDRTRDWIHNITADPNVIVHLKKGIEADVPATARVVTDPHEARPLIEAAARRWRRDDVDDMIAHSPLIVLTAGTAPVA; encoded by the coding sequence GTGAGCACTGCCCTGCACCGAAGTCAGCTCATTGACTTGACGACGACCGGTCGCCGCAGCGGGCTACCGCGCCGCATTGAGATCTTCCTGCACGAGGAGGACGGCGTGCTGTTCATCACCGGGATGCCGCGTCGAGACCGCACAAGGGACTGGATACACAACATCACCGCAGACCCCAACGTCATCGTGCATTTGAAGAAGGGCATCGAGGCCGACGTTCCCGCCACGGCGCGGGTGGTCACCGATCCCCACGAAGCACGGCCACTCATCGAGGCCGCCGCACGCCGATGGCGCAGAGACGATGTCGACGACATGATCGCGCACAGCCCGCTCATCGTACTGACCGCGGGTACCGCGCCCGTCGCCTGA
- a CDS encoding NAD(P)/FAD-dependent oxidoreductase: MNPAPVDVVVIGAGQAGLSAAYHLVRRGFVSSERATAADQTYVVLDANGGPGGAWQHRWASLKMATVNGIHELPGFAVPPADAQAASRDALPPYFAAYERKFGLDVRRPVRVAAVRRHGDDRLVVETDAGVWAARYVINATGTWTRPFWPHYPGQSRFHGRQLHVADFVSAEQFAGKRVVIVGAGVSAVQLLDEISHVAETFWVTRREPDWSDKAFDIPARVAAIAGVEDRVRRGLPPGSVISVTGMHWTPWARAAQARGVLVRHPMFTSIEENGVRMPDGSLVQADVILWATGFRPALDHLAPLHLRTPEGGIRVANTRATDEPRLFLIGYGPSQSTIGANRAGREAVRAIVADREPLAA, translated from the coding sequence GTGAATCCCGCGCCCGTCGACGTCGTCGTGATCGGTGCGGGTCAGGCCGGACTGTCGGCTGCCTACCACCTCGTGCGACGTGGGTTTGTGTCGAGTGAACGCGCGACCGCAGCAGATCAGACCTACGTCGTGCTCGACGCCAACGGCGGTCCTGGAGGAGCGTGGCAGCACCGATGGGCCTCGCTGAAGATGGCCACAGTCAACGGCATCCACGAGCTGCCCGGGTTCGCGGTGCCGCCAGCCGATGCACAAGCGGCGAGCCGTGACGCGCTGCCGCCGTACTTCGCCGCATACGAGAGGAAGTTCGGCCTCGACGTGCGGCGCCCGGTGCGTGTCGCTGCCGTCCGCCGGCACGGCGACGACCGACTTGTCGTCGAAACCGATGCCGGCGTGTGGGCAGCGCGGTACGTCATCAACGCAACGGGCACCTGGACCCGACCGTTCTGGCCGCACTATCCCGGCCAGAGTCGCTTCCACGGGCGCCAACTGCATGTCGCGGATTTCGTCTCGGCCGAGCAGTTCGCCGGCAAGCGGGTGGTCATCGTCGGCGCCGGCGTATCGGCGGTTCAGTTGCTCGACGAGATCTCGCATGTCGCCGAAACGTTCTGGGTGACGCGACGCGAGCCGGACTGGTCGGACAAGGCGTTCGACATTCCTGCCCGGGTTGCCGCGATCGCGGGCGTCGAGGATCGTGTGCGTCGCGGGCTCCCGCCCGGAAGCGTCATCTCCGTCACCGGAATGCACTGGACGCCGTGGGCCCGCGCAGCGCAGGCCCGCGGCGTGCTTGTGCGGCATCCGATGTTCACATCGATTGAGGAGAACGGCGTGCGGATGCCGGACGGGTCACTCGTCCAGGCGGACGTCATCCTGTGGGCGACCGGGTTCCGTCCAGCGCTGGACCATCTGGCGCCCCTGCATCTGCGCACACCGGAAGGCGGAATCCGGGTGGCGAACACGCGTGCGACCGACGAACCGCGGCTCTTCCTCATCGGATACGGGCCCTCGCAGTCCACCATCGGCGCGAACCGTGCCGGTCGTGAAGCCGTGCGTGCAATCGTCGCCGATCGGGAGCCCCTCGCGGCCTGA
- a CDS encoding DUF2971 domain-containing protein → MAHHGPSEPLPATIYHYTSGLALVQILETRKIWATHARYLNDRQEFAFGRAAVSNALLAAADRVAVRPPSDDLDDSPRQVAEYLRGLAVTDGLAAPFVACFCTEPDLLSQWRSYGASGYSIGFDAGVLADIPAPQRQVLLGDGYWDELPGVGNHPPPVLMPVRYGEEGIQRVAAEVEEVYGALPAVPHASNSTEVPLFAQSSLAAVKHGAFEEEQEWRLVLQSQHMRAEYRTDRRSTLVPYYSLSFPREAVREIWIGPDMHEGAEASLKRFLADHFHNQNIDVRLSDAPYRQ, encoded by the coding sequence ATGGCGCATCACGGCCCCTCGGAACCCCTGCCGGCGACTATTTATCACTACACAAGTGGTCTGGCTCTGGTTCAGATTCTTGAGACCCGAAAGATATGGGCAACCCACGCTAGATATCTCAACGATCGCCAGGAGTTCGCTTTCGGTCGTGCGGCGGTGTCCAATGCCCTGTTGGCTGCCGCCGACCGAGTCGCGGTACGACCACCGTCCGATGATCTCGACGATTCGCCACGACAGGTTGCAGAGTATCTTCGCGGGCTCGCGGTGACCGACGGCCTCGCCGCACCCTTCGTGGCCTGCTTTTGCACGGAGCCAGACCTTCTCAGTCAGTGGCGGTCGTACGGTGCGAGCGGATACAGCATCGGGTTTGACGCGGGAGTGCTCGCCGACATCCCCGCCCCACAGCGGCAAGTCCTCCTTGGCGACGGCTACTGGGATGAATTGCCCGGGGTAGGGAATCACCCGCCGCCTGTCTTGATGCCCGTCCGCTACGGAGAGGAGGGTATTCAGAGGGTGGCGGCCGAGGTTGAGGAGGTCTACGGCGCGTTGCCAGCCGTGCCACATGCATCCAATTCGACGGAGGTGCCACTTTTCGCGCAGAGTTCGCTCGCCGCGGTGAAGCATGGGGCATTCGAGGAGGAACAGGAGTGGCGACTCGTCTTGCAATCCCAGCACATGCGCGCCGAGTACCGCACTGATCGCCGCTCGACCCTCGTGCCGTACTACTCGCTTTCGTTCCCGCGCGAAGCAGTGCGGGAGATTTGGATAGGACCGGACATGCACGAGGGCGCTGAGGCCTCGTTAAAGCGGTTTCTCGCAGATCATTTCCACAATCAGAACATCGACGTCCGATTGTCCGACGCGCCATACCGCCAGTAG
- a CDS encoding DUF6226 family protein, protein MTQYARPAIPDTVYRDEGGEPIDYGHRWGEESPSQDAYSRTSNLERFAPLHTVAEALIGWASRTFDIVVERDLDVAADRGKCVAGCESHS, encoded by the coding sequence GTGACTCAATACGCGCGGCCAGCAATCCCGGATACGGTCTACCGCGATGAAGGGGGCGAGCCGATCGACTATGGGCACCGGTGGGGTGAGGAGTCGCCGTCGCAAGATGCGTACTCGCGCACGAGCAATTTGGAGCGGTTCGCGCCGCTCCACACCGTCGCCGAAGCGCTCATCGGTTGGGCGAGCCGCACATTCGACATCGTCGTTGAGCGCGACCTGGACGTGGCCGCGGATCGCGGAAAGTGCGTCGCGGGGTGTGAGTCGCACAGCTGA
- a CDS encoding DUF6226 family protein: MTFVLTEFPGVHLRAGVLHDFHFPTCGCDACDDDVFHRQDPKKRRFPPGEETVTRIR; the protein is encoded by the coding sequence CTGACGTTCGTGCTCACAGAGTTTCCTGGCGTGCACTTGCGAGCCGGTGTGCTGCACGACTTCCACTTCCCGACCTGTGGCTGCGACGCCTGCGACGACGACGTCTTTCACAGACAGGATCCGAAGAAGCGCCGGTTCCCTCCAGGGGAGGAGACGGTGACGCGCATCCGCTGA
- a CDS encoding VOC family protein yields MGETSEPDLISAAEFHRAPGVADWRVTATGPQSVFTASSLTEAAALIAPIVAAAEQFGVLPDVDVRPEGIVVRVPYRNPEGIPAAAPAFAAAVSQAAAELQLVADPSRPQSIGIYVAQHSQADARPFFTAALGYEPFGDTDAVDPLRCGPQLAFNPITGDIPARGRTHFDVFVPADQAKARVDAALAAGGRLVDDSYAPAWWSLASPDNHGVDIASWTDTYD; encoded by the coding sequence ATGGGCGAGACGAGCGAACCGGATCTGATCTCCGCGGCCGAGTTCCACCGGGCGCCGGGCGTCGCGGACTGGCGGGTGACGGCCACGGGCCCGCAGTCCGTCTTCACCGCGAGTTCGCTCACCGAGGCGGCGGCTCTCATCGCCCCGATCGTCGCCGCGGCTGAACAGTTCGGCGTTCTGCCCGACGTCGACGTGCGACCCGAGGGGATCGTGGTGCGGGTGCCGTACCGCAACCCTGAGGGCATCCCCGCGGCCGCACCGGCCTTCGCGGCCGCGGTGTCTCAGGCCGCCGCAGAGCTACAGCTGGTCGCCGATCCCTCGCGCCCGCAGTCGATCGGCATCTACGTCGCCCAGCACTCGCAGGCCGACGCACGACCGTTCTTCACCGCCGCATTGGGATACGAGCCGTTCGGCGACACGGATGCTGTCGACCCGCTGCGCTGCGGACCGCAACTGGCCTTCAACCCGATCACCGGCGACATCCCGGCGCGCGGGCGCACGCACTTCGACGTGTTCGTCCCCGCGGATCAGGCGAAGGCGCGGGTGGATGCCGCACTCGCCGCCGGCGGCAGGCTCGTCGACGATTCGTACGCCCCCGCGTGGTGGTCGCTGGCGTCACCCGACAATCACGGCGTCGACATCGCGTCCTGGACCGACACCTACGACTGA
- a CDS encoding GNAT family N-acetyltransferase, with protein sequence MGHIELRDLDEDDLDAVFEMMRDPDAVAMAAFTADDPDDRAAFDAWIEGERSSAGVWLQVVTENGGFAGTAASFTVDGDREVTVWIARNAWRRGVATAALRLLVAHEPERPLYARVAAPNAAAIAVLEREGFTEVSRGPEFAPGLGRDVDELVFALMPALDGH encoded by the coding sequence GTGGGCCACATCGAACTGCGCGATCTCGACGAAGACGACCTCGACGCGGTCTTCGAGATGATGCGCGACCCCGATGCGGTCGCGATGGCGGCCTTCACCGCCGACGACCCGGACGACCGGGCGGCCTTCGACGCCTGGATCGAGGGCGAGCGCTCGAGTGCAGGCGTCTGGCTGCAGGTCGTGACCGAGAACGGCGGCTTCGCCGGCACCGCCGCGAGCTTCACCGTCGACGGCGACCGCGAGGTGACCGTGTGGATCGCCCGCAACGCGTGGCGCCGCGGAGTCGCGACCGCCGCGCTGCGGCTTCTCGTCGCGCACGAGCCGGAGCGCCCGCTCTACGCCAGGGTGGCCGCGCCCAACGCGGCGGCGATCGCGGTGCTTGAACGGGAGGGCTTCACCGAGGTCTCGCGGGGCCCGGAGTTCGCACCCGGCCTCGGGCGCGACGTCGACGAGCTCGTGTTCGCTCTCATGCCCGCCCTCGACGGGCACTGA
- a CDS encoding GntR family transcriptional regulator produces MTTKLAPLDPQGTVLGDEVYERLAAAILDGTLPAGERLRDQDLAAMLGVSRTPVREALQRLVRAGLVEVAPHRYTRVRERSPKRRADTHDFIVLFMGNVVRLSVERASDDEIAELLARADDIVDASRASDVDRLLLASGAFLDAATAATDNEAFKRVLAEAQVAIRHNLDGWHPFIECPIERTAAYEELREAIAARDGAAAEARIRAVHGFS; encoded by the coding sequence ATGACGACGAAGCTTGCTCCCCTCGACCCCCAGGGCACGGTTCTCGGCGACGAAGTGTACGAACGGCTGGCCGCAGCGATCCTCGACGGGACACTCCCCGCCGGCGAGCGCCTGCGCGATCAGGATCTGGCCGCGATGCTCGGCGTCTCGCGCACGCCGGTGCGCGAGGCCCTCCAGCGCCTCGTGCGCGCGGGGCTGGTCGAGGTCGCACCCCATCGCTACACGCGCGTGCGCGAGCGCAGCCCCAAGCGCCGCGCCGACACCCACGACTTCATCGTCCTGTTCATGGGCAACGTCGTGCGGCTGTCGGTCGAACGCGCGAGCGACGACGAGATCGCCGAGCTCCTCGCGCGCGCCGACGACATCGTCGACGCGTCACGCGCGAGCGACGTGGACCGGCTGCTGCTCGCCAGCGGCGCATTCCTGGATGCGGCGACCGCCGCCACCGACAACGAGGCCTTCAAGCGGGTGCTGGCCGAGGCCCAGGTGGCCATCCGGCACAACCTGGACGGCTGGCATCCCTTCATCGAGTGCCCGATCGAACGCACCGCGGCGTACGAGGAGCTACGTGAGGCGATCGCCGCGCGGGATGGCGCCGCGGCCGAGGCCCGCATCCGCGCGGTGCACGGGTTCAGTTGA
- a CDS encoding cold-shock protein has protein sequence MSTQGTVKWFNAEKGFGFIAPDEGGADVFAHYTAIESSGYRSLEENQRVEFEIAQGPKGLQAENIRPL, from the coding sequence ATGAGCACCCAGGGCACGGTCAAGTGGTTCAACGCGGAGAAGGGCTTCGGCTTCATCGCTCCCGACGAGGGCGGCGCTGACGTCTTCGCGCACTACACCGCCATCGAGTCGAGCGGCTACCGCTCGCTCGAAGAGAACCAGCGCGTTGAGTTCGAGATCGCGCAGGGCCCCAAGGGCCTGCAGGCAGAGAACATTCGCCCGCTGTAA
- a CDS encoding bifunctional lysylphosphatidylglycerol flippase/synthetase MprF, translating to MTFARRIPATLGFVAVVLAVGVIWQGLWSPFVDTDTFDVVAYGLPAFLEGRWWTPITGTFFVDHPWVYVFSISGFAGMAYLEWRRGSLVALAYYWVGQLFAIFASALFLWLATLLPWVWPWAHTEAAALDVGVSGGTMACIAAAIGLFVQPWRVRAWLVLLGFVFVALLFWGALADLVHAMAVVLVLFVDRSLRVQRTTVREQRAIAYFALLLLLAIDIITSVVPTDGMVGPTEAFDGPYIDVVIELIAVVLIARGLRRGRRWAWGWTIALAAANVVVGALLLGLLIALGEDLETAIGEVSATIATAALWMLLLVYLVVVRRAFRARRKSTLGLPPSPTIADAQAELRATGGGTLSWMTTWDEMQYARTTVGIVAYQRRVGVALALADPLGPAASRSRSVGEFIDRAERAGLIPCFFSAGEATRAAVPSGWRSLIVADDTIVDLPGLAFTGKRWNAVRTSMNRAGREEMTFRMTRFAEEPWGVQQQLRAISEMWVGDKGLPEMGFTLGTLDQAADPEVRVALAISPRGDVDGFLSWLPIYGEAGEVRGWTLDLMRRRDGGFGPVMEYLIGSSARHFSEEGAAILSLSGAPLTHDYPPDAGAIAALSTRLADALEPVYGFSSLHRFKSKFHPRYETMYLLYRDESDLARIGAALTRAFLPDATLRQFAGAGVGMLRPAHD from the coding sequence ATGACCTTCGCTCGGCGGATACCGGCCACCCTCGGCTTCGTCGCGGTCGTGCTCGCCGTCGGGGTGATCTGGCAGGGACTGTGGTCGCCCTTCGTCGACACCGACACGTTCGACGTCGTCGCCTACGGGCTGCCCGCTTTCCTCGAGGGACGCTGGTGGACCCCGATCACGGGCACGTTCTTCGTCGACCACCCGTGGGTGTACGTCTTCTCGATCTCGGGGTTCGCCGGCATGGCGTACCTCGAGTGGCGTCGCGGATCACTCGTCGCCCTCGCCTATTACTGGGTCGGGCAGCTGTTCGCGATCTTCGCGAGTGCGCTGTTCCTCTGGCTGGCGACCCTGCTGCCGTGGGTGTGGCCGTGGGCGCACACCGAGGCCGCCGCGCTCGACGTCGGCGTCTCGGGCGGCACGATGGCGTGCATCGCCGCCGCGATCGGCCTGTTCGTGCAGCCGTGGCGCGTGCGAGCGTGGCTCGTGCTTCTCGGCTTCGTCTTCGTGGCGCTCCTGTTCTGGGGCGCGCTGGCCGACCTCGTGCACGCCATGGCCGTCGTCCTGGTGCTGTTCGTCGACCGCTCGCTGCGCGTCCAGCGCACCACCGTGCGCGAGCAGCGGGCGATCGCCTACTTCGCCCTGCTCCTGCTGCTCGCGATCGACATCATCACCTCGGTGGTGCCCACCGACGGCATGGTCGGGCCGACCGAGGCGTTCGACGGACCCTACATCGATGTCGTGATCGAGCTGATCGCCGTCGTCCTGATCGCCCGCGGTCTCCGCCGCGGCCGCCGCTGGGCCTGGGGCTGGACGATCGCCCTCGCCGCGGCGAACGTCGTCGTCGGCGCCCTGCTGCTCGGGCTCCTCATCGCCCTCGGCGAAGACCTCGAGACGGCGATCGGCGAGGTCAGCGCGACCATCGCGACGGCGGCGCTGTGGATGCTGCTGCTGGTGTACCTGGTCGTCGTGCGCCGCGCCTTCCGGGCACGGAGGAAGTCGACGCTCGGCCTCCCGCCGTCGCCGACGATCGCCGACGCCCAGGCCGAGCTCCGCGCCACGGGAGGCGGGACGCTCTCCTGGATGACGACGTGGGATGAGATGCAGTACGCGCGCACCACGGTCGGCATCGTGGCGTACCAGCGCAGGGTGGGCGTGGCGCTGGCCCTCGCGGATCCGCTCGGGCCGGCAGCATCCCGATCCCGCTCGGTGGGCGAGTTCATCGACAGAGCCGAGCGCGCAGGGCTGATCCCCTGCTTCTTCAGCGCCGGTGAAGCGACGCGCGCCGCTGTGCCGTCCGGGTGGCGGAGCCTGATCGTCGCGGACGACACGATCGTCGACCTGCCAGGGCTCGCGTTCACGGGCAAACGGTGGAACGCGGTCCGCACCTCCATGAACCGCGCGGGCCGCGAGGAGATGACGTTCCGGATGACGCGGTTCGCCGAGGAGCCGTGGGGCGTGCAGCAGCAGCTGCGGGCGATCTCGGAGATGTGGGTGGGCGACAAGGGGCTGCCCGAGATGGGCTTCACGCTCGGCACGCTCGATCAGGCCGCCGACCCGGAGGTCCGCGTCGCGCTGGCGATCTCCCCGCGCGGCGACGTCGACGGGTTCCTGTCGTGGCTGCCGATCTACGGCGAGGCCGGCGAGGTCCGCGGCTGGACGCTCGATCTGATGCGCCGGCGCGATGGGGGCTTCGGTCCGGTGATGGAGTACCTGATCGGGTCGTCGGCGCGGCACTTCTCCGAGGAGGGAGCCGCGATCCTCTCCCTGTCGGGCGCACCCCTCACCCACGACTACCCGCCGGATGCGGGAGCGATCGCCGCCCTGTCGACCCGACTCGCCGATGCGCTCGAGCCGGTGTACGGGTTCTCGTCGCTGCACCGCTTCAAGTCGAAGTTCCACCCGCGCTACGAGACGATGTACCTGCTCTACCGCGACGAGAGCGACCTTGCTCGCATCGGCGCGGCCCTCACGAGGGCGTTCCTGCCGGACGCGACGCTGCGTCAGTTCGCCGGGGCGGGAGTGGGGATGCTGCGCCCCGCCCACGACTGA
- a CDS encoding HAD hydrolase-like protein: MATRSPWTCVLWDVDGTLVDASEGILRRLTIALEHFGRRPPTRAELVHWIGPPMFESFQANVGMTPDQATEAVAFYRTLGKADGYTTGARLFEGVAELVADLDAAGVPQATASSKPEVQVRVLMDHFDLAPHLAVIVGATPDERTLSAKSDIIAEALRQLAARGVDVSRPVLVGDRHHDVDGGAVHGVPVIFVRWGFSWPHEADGAQAAVETVDELRALLLREDADG; this comes from the coding sequence ATGGCGACGAGATCTCCCTGGACCTGCGTGCTGTGGGATGTCGACGGCACGCTCGTGGACGCGTCCGAGGGGATCCTGCGCCGGCTGACGATCGCCCTGGAGCACTTCGGGCGGCGGCCGCCGACTCGCGCCGAGCTGGTGCACTGGATCGGGCCGCCGATGTTCGAGTCGTTCCAGGCGAACGTGGGCATGACGCCCGATCAGGCCACGGAGGCCGTCGCGTTCTACCGCACGCTCGGCAAGGCCGACGGGTACACCACCGGCGCCCGGCTGTTCGAGGGCGTAGCCGAGCTCGTCGCCGACCTGGACGCGGCCGGAGTGCCGCAGGCGACGGCGAGCTCGAAGCCCGAAGTGCAGGTGCGCGTCCTGATGGACCACTTCGACCTCGCGCCGCACCTCGCCGTCATCGTCGGCGCGACTCCCGATGAGCGCACCCTGAGCGCGAAATCCGACATCATCGCCGAGGCGCTGCGGCAGCTGGCGGCCCGTGGGGTCGACGTCAGCCGCCCCGTGCTCGTGGGCGATCGCCATCACGACGTCGACGGCGGCGCCGTGCACGGCGTGCCGGTGATCTTCGTGCGCTGGGGTTTCAGCTGGCCGCACGAGGCGGATGGCGCCCAGGCCGCCGTGGAGACCGTCGACGAGCTGCGCGCCCTCCTGCTGCGAGAGGATGCGGATGGCTGA